GGTGGAATGGGTGGGGGTCTCTTCCCTTGCTGAAGGCAGCTTAAGGTAGGAGAAAAAATATAGTAGACAGGCCTTAGGGCCTAGAGAGCTGAGCTTTCCCAGGAGGCAATGACAGGACACACCCTGGAGCTGAGGAGGAACTGGTGTGGGTTTGCACATTTTTGTGGTGGGCTGGGATGGAGGAAGCAGATGTGAGATCTGGCCCACCCTGGGCTGAGTTTGGGGACATCACCCCCCACCACAGGATCTAGGTTTCCCCTTCTCTTACTGCACCcagggagggagaaaaatggGATGGTCGGGgttgggaggcagcaggcaggggGCCAAATagctcagagagggcaaggcACTCACTACCAAGTAAGAGCCAAGCTGCATGTGCTAAGCCTCACggacaaaacagaaaacagtaagaGTTTTTCCATAATTTTGGCTACTGGGATTCCCCTCACAGGGAATCTCACCAGACCCCTCCCCACCAGACCCCTCTGCCAAACTAAACTGAGATCTCTGAGGAAGAAGCTCACCCCACTCTGAACCCAGCCTCCCCCCTTCCTATTCTGATGTCCCCTCCCTACCATGGGCAGGAGAAGCTGGCACAGGGAGGAAAAAGGATGGGAGACAAGGGGTGGGTCTGGGGTCTCTGAAAATTTGCATGTGGGGTAGAGAGGCAAGCAGCCCATAGAGAGCTAGGGGGACCCACGTGTGGCTGGCTTAGTAAATACAACTAGGACTGTGTACTGACCTCCCAAGCAGACACTTCTAACCAGCTGGGCCCCAACCACCAACTGTAGGAGGTACCCATGAGAACAGCCCTAGGATGCCTGTGTCCGTAATAGAAAGAAGCCTTCACGACaagcagagaggggagggcaCTCTGCCTAGGCCTGGGACTGGGGACTCCATGCCAAGGtacagggctggggaggagatgGAGGTTCTAGGCAGCGGGCCTTGAGAAGGGACCTAGAGAGACCAGGGGAGGACAGGCACATCCAGGACTCCTTCAGACATCCAATACGTGGTTCAGGTAGGAGATGTAGCAGATGGCCAGGCGCAGGATCTCAATCTTGGAGAGCTTCTTGTCTGGGGGCAGTGTGGGCAGCAGCTTGCGCAGCTCTGCGAAAGCCAGGTTGAAGGCCTCCACGCGAATTCGCTCCCGCGTGGCGTGGGCAGTGCGGTACTTGGCTGTGGCCCGGCGCCGGCGACGCCGCTCTTCCCGGCTCAAGTGCTGCAGGTCTTTCCGGCCAGGCTCTCCTGGCTCCAGGCCCCGGGCCTGGCTCCCTCCTGTACCCCCGGGCCCAGCCCCATCAGGACCTGCACCGCCCCCACAGTCACTGAATCCTGACTCCGTCTCAGAGTGGGTGGGAGGCAGGTCCAGCTGCATGGTGTCTGAGTTGAGCATCATGATGGAAGCTCCCTGCCCTGTGAGATCAGGataccctccccacccctccctttgGAAGCCTGAAAGCTGGTtctgggaggggcaggaagggccTGGGATGTTGGGGTCTGCCACTGAGCTTGAGAAGTCAGAGCCACTTCAGGGTTCCATGGTCATGGTTCCAGCTGAAAGcctgaaagagagaaggggaaattgatagggaggaagaaaggacagCTCAGAGATGGGGAGGGCATGAGGAAGGTGTGAGATGGGCTGGGAGGGGGGAGGTACTGTAAATGTGGGGGAAGAATCACAGAAacaggggaggggtgagggagggggcagaaggAGAGATAGGCAGGTGGACCCTTGTAAAAGAGTAAGAGGAAGGATGGTAAGAAGGAAGAGAATCCAGAAAGTGAGCGACAGGGAAGGAGAAGTGATGAGGAGGACATGGGGCAGGATAAAACTGAGCAAGAGGATTaacaacctaaatgtaagacctaaaacaatacagttgctagaagaaaacacaggataaaggcttcatgacattggacttGGCATTTATTTGttggatgtgacaccaaaagcgcaggcaacaaaagcaaaaatagacaaatgggactacatcaaacttagtatttgtgcatcaaaggacacagtcaacagaatgaaaaggccacccacagaatgggagaaaatatttgcaaatcctacaaggtctgacaattaggttcgtgaattcatcctagaaaaagtgcttacatacctcattgctgaatatcactatggtcacctttgaagtattccccttgggaagctatgcaccgacagcAGTGCCTAGTcctactcttcaaagcaattttggaactctttttctggaatggccatcagagctgccgtcatattacccttgatgtcctgaatgtcatcaaaatgtcttccttgcaatatttcctttatctttgggtaaagaaagaagtcattggaggccagacccggtgagtagggagggtgttccaatacagttatgtgtttactggctaaaaactccctcacagacaatgccgtgtgagctagtgctTTGttgtgatggaagagccatga
This DNA window, taken from Rhinolophus ferrumequinum isolate MPI-CBG mRhiFer1 chromosome 22, mRhiFer1_v1.p, whole genome shotgun sequence, encodes the following:
- the NHLH1 gene encoding helix-loop-helix protein 1; amino-acid sequence: MMLNSDTMQLDLPPTHSETESGFSDCGGGAGPDGAGPGGTGGSQARGLEPGEPGRKDLQHLSREERRRRRRATAKYRTAHATRERIRVEAFNLAFAELRKLLPTLPPDKKLSKIEILRLAICYISYLNHVLDV